The Equus quagga isolate Etosha38 chromosome 10, UCLA_HA_Equagga_1.0, whole genome shotgun sequence genome includes a region encoding these proteins:
- the VEGFD gene encoding vascular endothelial growth factor D isoform X1 codes for MYRQWAVVNIFMMSYLQLVQGSSYEHGPVKRASQSMLERSEQQIRAASGLEELLRITHFEDWKLWRCRLKLKSFTSTDTRSASHRSTRFAATFYDIETLKVIDEEWQRTQCSPRETCVEVASELGRSTNTFFKPPCVNVFRCGGCCNEESLICMNTSTSYISKQLFEISVPLTSVPELVPVKVANHTGCKCLPTAPRHPYSIIRRSIQIPEEDHCSHSKKLCPIDMLWDSNKCKCVLREENPLPGMEDHSHLQELALCGPHMMFDEDRCECVCKTPCPRDLIQHPENCSCIECRESLESCCQKHKIFHPDTCSCEDRCPFHSRTCANGKPACAKHCRFPKEKRAAHGLQGRENP; via the exons atgtacaGACAGTGGGCAGTggtgaatatttttatgatgtcTTATCTGCAGTTGGTGCAGGGCTCCAGTTATGAACATGGACCAGTGAAG cGGGCATCTCAGTCAATGTTAGAACGGTCTGAACAACAGATTAGGGCAGCTTCTGGTTTGGAGGAACTGCTGCGGATCACGCACTTTGAGGACTGGAAGCTGTGGAGATGCCGGCTGAAGCTCAAAAGTTTTACCAGCACAGACACTCGCTCTGCATCCCACCGGTCCACCAGGTTTGCGGCAACTTTCTATGACATTGAAACACTGAAAG TCATAGATGAAGAATGGCAAAGAACCCAGTGCAGCCCTAGAGAGACGTGCGTGGAGGTTGCCAGCGAGCTGGGGAGGAGCACCAACACGTTCTTCAAGCCTCCCTGTGTGAACGTGTTCCGGTGTGGCGGCTGCTGCAATGAAGAGAGCCTCATCTGTATGAACACGAGCACCTCGTACATTTCCAAACAG CTCTTTGAGATATCAGTGCCTTTGACATCAGTACCTGAATTAGTGCCTGTTAAAGTTGCCAACCATACAGGTTGCAAGTGCTTGCCAACGGCTCCCCGCCATCCATACTCCATTATCAGAAGATCCATCCAGATCCCAGAAGAAGATCA TTGTTCCCATTCCAAGAAACTCTGTCCTATTGACATGCTGTGGGATAGCAACAAGTGTAAATGTGTCTTACGGGAGGAGAATCCACTCCCTGGGATGGAAG aCCATTCTCATCTCCAGGAACTGGCTCTCTGTGGGCCACATATGATGTTTGATGAAGATCGTTGCGAATGTGTCTGTAAAACTCCCTGTCCCAGAGATCTCATCCAGCACCCAGAAAACTGCAGTTGCATTGAATGCAGAGAGAGTCTGGAGAGCTGCTGCCAGAAGCACAAGATATTTCACCCAGACACCTGCAG CTGTGAGGATAGATGCCCCTTTCACAGCAGAACATGTGCAAATGGAAAACCAGCATGTGCAAAGCATTGCCGCTTTCCAAAGGAGAAAAGGGCTGCCCATGGGCTCCAGGGTCGAGAAAATCCTTGA
- the VEGFD gene encoding vascular endothelial growth factor D isoform X2, with the protein MDTESSQPVSSTSLPPAWMLDLNARLQRASQSMLERSEQQIRAASGLEELLRITHFEDWKLWRCRLKLKSFTSTDTRSASHRSTRFAATFYDIETLKVIDEEWQRTQCSPRETCVEVASELGRSTNTFFKPPCVNVFRCGGCCNEESLICMNTSTSYISKQLFEISVPLTSVPELVPVKVANHTGCKCLPTAPRHPYSIIRRSIQIPEEDHCSHSKKLCPIDMLWDSNKCKCVLREENPLPGMEDHSHLQELALCGPHMMFDEDRCECVCKTPCPRDLIQHPENCSCIECRESLESCCQKHKIFHPDTCSCEDRCPFHSRTCANGKPACAKHCRFPKEKRAAHGLQGRENP; encoded by the exons ATGGACACAGAGAGCTCACAGCCCGTCAGCTCCACCTCATTGCCGCCAGCCTGGATGTTGGATCTCAATGCCAGATTGCAG cGGGCATCTCAGTCAATGTTAGAACGGTCTGAACAACAGATTAGGGCAGCTTCTGGTTTGGAGGAACTGCTGCGGATCACGCACTTTGAGGACTGGAAGCTGTGGAGATGCCGGCTGAAGCTCAAAAGTTTTACCAGCACAGACACTCGCTCTGCATCCCACCGGTCCACCAGGTTTGCGGCAACTTTCTATGACATTGAAACACTGAAAG TCATAGATGAAGAATGGCAAAGAACCCAGTGCAGCCCTAGAGAGACGTGCGTGGAGGTTGCCAGCGAGCTGGGGAGGAGCACCAACACGTTCTTCAAGCCTCCCTGTGTGAACGTGTTCCGGTGTGGCGGCTGCTGCAATGAAGAGAGCCTCATCTGTATGAACACGAGCACCTCGTACATTTCCAAACAG CTCTTTGAGATATCAGTGCCTTTGACATCAGTACCTGAATTAGTGCCTGTTAAAGTTGCCAACCATACAGGTTGCAAGTGCTTGCCAACGGCTCCCCGCCATCCATACTCCATTATCAGAAGATCCATCCAGATCCCAGAAGAAGATCA TTGTTCCCATTCCAAGAAACTCTGTCCTATTGACATGCTGTGGGATAGCAACAAGTGTAAATGTGTCTTACGGGAGGAGAATCCACTCCCTGGGATGGAAG aCCATTCTCATCTCCAGGAACTGGCTCTCTGTGGGCCACATATGATGTTTGATGAAGATCGTTGCGAATGTGTCTGTAAAACTCCCTGTCCCAGAGATCTCATCCAGCACCCAGAAAACTGCAGTTGCATTGAATGCAGAGAGAGTCTGGAGAGCTGCTGCCAGAAGCACAAGATATTTCACCCAGACACCTGCAG CTGTGAGGATAGATGCCCCTTTCACAGCAGAACATGTGCAAATGGAAAACCAGCATGTGCAAAGCATTGCCGCTTTCCAAAGGAGAAAAGGGCTGCCCATGGGCTCCAGGGTCGAGAAAATCCTTGA